In Bythopirellula goksoeyrii, a single window of DNA contains:
- a CDS encoding Sec-independent protein translocase subunit TatA/TatB — MATATMFTPGIWQALIVAMIVLLLFGTRLPSVMRSLGEGITEFKKGMKGTESDPNSRIEDQSE; from the coding sequence GTGGCAACTGCTACAATGTTTACTCCAGGTATTTGGCAAGCGCTGATTGTGGCAATGATCGTCCTGCTACTGTTCGGCACAAGGCTTCCATCAGTGATGCGGTCGCTAGGCGAGGGCATCACCGAATTCAAAAAGGGAATGAAGGGCACCGAATCGGATCCGAACAGTCGTATTGAGGACCAGAGCGAATAG
- a CDS encoding Sec-independent protein translocase subunit TatA/TatB: MCHASLLFGFISPSPGEMMLIVLVALLLYGGDLPKVARSWGKYLSEFRKGLSGIQNEFNHAIYDDEPRRISYHESEYNNPQYDSPTYSEPDYSGRESVVNSTLDNVTTSDDSGSDDSTSEQATPSETPVDRPECT; the protein is encoded by the coding sequence ATGTGCCACGCGTCCCTTCTGTTTGGATTCATCAGCCCCAGCCCCGGCGAAATGATGCTGATCGTCCTGGTGGCCTTGCTGCTGTACGGAGGTGATTTACCCAAGGTCGCGCGTTCGTGGGGAAAATACTTGTCTGAATTTCGCAAAGGACTTTCAGGAATACAGAACGAATTCAATCACGCCATTTACGACGACGAACCTCGCCGCATCAGCTATCACGAATCCGAATACAACAATCCCCAATACGACAGCCCCACCTATAGCGAGCCCGACTACAGTGGCCGCGAATCCGTCGTCAACAGCACTCTCGACAATGTCACAACCTCTGATGATTCAGGCTCTGACGATTCCACATCAGAGCAGGCTACACCTTCAGAAACCCCAGTCGATCGCCCCGAGTGCACCTAG